A genomic window from Silene latifolia isolate original U9 population chromosome Y, ASM4854445v1, whole genome shotgun sequence includes:
- the LOC141631721 gene encoding uncharacterized protein LOC141631721, with the protein MKKPNLTDDERHKIVCLLFESCKNNKPEHGKMNEVSAMFNVSRRCIHKIWTAAKNQRQEHVPINVRSKIKGKKGKERIPCPIQAIMALDVEKRTTLKRLGKAIGHAPSTCHRWVKEGLIKSHTNSIHPALSNDHKIIRLHFVIGKLVFDRILRCVMFKDMSHIIHIDEKWFYMTNPKCRYYIGSNEALPYRSCKSKRYITKIMFLAAVSRPTYKENGEVLFDGKLGIWPFTYQEPAKRKSKNRAAGTIVTKPIESITKKVTKEALINLVIPAIKQKWPASASKDISIQQDNAKPHISGKDKEFKEAATSDGFNIILEQQPANSPDSNILDLGFFRSIQSLQDENPAKTVEELVKNVIQSYEDETFETLDNVWLSLQACMVEIMQKRGHNNYPLPHLAKAGQRRQGTLPRDLQVNEDLVKECIQFLITCGMIGELDQLMLDLGIQVPF; encoded by the coding sequence atgaaaaaacCAAATTTGACAGACGATGAGAGGCATAAAATCGTGTGTCTTCTGTTTGAGAGCTGCAAAAACAATAAACCAGAACATGGTAAGATGAATGAAGTTTCTGCCATGTTCAATGTGTCAAGGAGATGTATTCACAAAATCTGGACAGCAGCTAAAAACCAGAGGCAGGAGCATGTGCCTATTAATGTGAGGAGTAAAATAAAAGGAAAGAAGGGAAAAGAAAGAATACCTTGTCCAATTCAGGCTATCATGGCACTTGATGTCGAAAAGAGAACAACACTGAAGAGACTAGGCAAGGCAATAGGACATGCCCCATCAACATGTCATAGATGGGTAAAAGAAGGTCTTATAAAGTCTCATACCAATTCAATACATCCAGCATTGAGTAATGACCATAAAATCATCAGGTTGCATTTTGTCATTGGTAAATTAGTGTTTGATAGGATATTGAGGTGTGTCATGTTCAAGGATATGAGCCATAtcattcatattgatgaaaagtGGTTTTATATGACCAATCCAAAGTGTCGATACTACATTGGCAGCAATGAAGCTCTTCCTTACAGAAGTTGTAAAAGCAAGAGGTACATAACAAAGATAATGTTCTTAGCTGCTGTTTCAAGGCCAACATACAAAGAGAATGGAGAAGTTTTGTTTGATGGGAAGCTGGGTATATGGCCCTTTACTTACCAAGAACCAGCAAAAAGAAAGAGCAAGAATAGGGCAGCAGGAACAATAGTAACAAAACCAATTGAATCTATCACAAAGAAGGTGACAAAAGAAGCTTTAATCAACTTAGTGATACCAGCCATTAAACAAAAATGGCCAGCATCTGCATCAAAGGATATAAGCATACAACAAGATAATGCCAAGCCTCATATAAGTGGGAAAGATAAAGAATTCAAAGAAGCAGCCACTTCAGATGGTTTCAACATCATTTTAGAACAACAACCAGCAAACTCTCCAGATTCAAACATATTGGATTTAGGTTTCTTTAGATCCATTCAATCTTTACAAGATGAAAATCCAGCTAAGACAGTTGAAGAATTAGTGAAGAATGTGATTCAATCATATGAAGATGAAACTTTTGAAACTTTAGATAATGTTTGGCTAAGCTTGCAAGCTTGTATGGTTGAAATAATGCAAAAAAGGGGGCACAATAACTACCCACTACCACACTTGGCAAAAGCTGGACAAAGGAGGCAAGGGACACTTCCAAGAGATTTGCAAGTAAATGAAGATTTAGTGAAGGAATGCATTCAATTCTTAATTACATGTGGTATGATTGGTGAATTGGATCAACTCATGTTAGACCTAGGTATCCAAGTCCCCTTTTGA